taaagctTTGTGGCAAATTTCTAAATCCCCTTTCGTGGCCCGAATAAATAAGGAAAAGCTCCCCCATAGATTTTCTCAACCTATATATACCATTTATTATGGCAGGACTGATCCTGTAGAACACGTCAGTCATTTTAATCAAAAGATGACAGTTTATTCGAATAATGAAGcgttgatgtgtaaagtttttcctTCCAGTTTGGGGCTAGTGGCCATGCgatggtttgatgctttggagGAAGGTTCCCTAAAGTCCTTGGAAGAGTTAACGAGGGCATTCGGGGCTCGGTTCATAACATGTAGTAGGGTCCCAAAGCCCTTGGGTGCATTACTATCTATGGCAATGAAGGAAGGAGAAACGCTTAAAACTTATTCCGATTGATATTGggaaatgtataatgaaattgatggagatGTTGAAAATGTGGTTGTAAGAACTTTTAAGGTGGGGCTCCCTACGGAGCACGgattgaggaagtccttgacaatGAAAGCAGCTGTAGACATGCACTAGCTTATGGATCGTATAGACAAGTATAAGCGGGTTGAGGAGGACCAGATTCAAAGTAAAGGGAAAGTAAAGTTATTTCCGGAGAAGAAAGATCTCCAGGGAATGGGGTATCAAGGCAATCGTCCTAGGCGAGATTTTCCAAGTCGTCCATTGCCAGCTGGAACTCCTTTGGTTAATTCACTGTTCAAGGAACCTATACATCAAATATTGGAGAAAAAACGAGACGAACCATACTTTAGACAACCTAACAAgatgagtggagatgcatcctTGAGGAATCAAAGTCTTCATTGTCATTATCATCAAGACAAGGGACACACCACAAAAGAGTGTCGAACGTTGCGTGACCATTTGAACCAATTGGCCAAGCCGGGAAAGCTCAATCATTTCTTGTCTAGGCCGGATGGGCAAGTTGGACATCAAGGTACGAGAATTTAACGTGGAAATATTCCTCGGCCAGCATTAGGCACCATTAACGTCATTTTGGCGCAACCAAGAAAAGGAGCCGATGATCCTTCTCGGTTCATGTCCATGCATAGTAGTTTTGGGAATGAAGTCATGGAGGGAAGCAATCAACTGGCTAAAAGGATGAGGTTCTCGGCAATGCCAGTGTTGGGTTTTTCTGAGAAAGATAAGGAAGGAACATGTCAACCCTATGATGATGCATTGGTAGTAACTATTCGTATCAGGGGATATGACGTGAAAcgagtcttggtggatgatggaagtggaGCGGAAATTATGTATCCAGACTTATTTAATGGTTTAAAGTTGAAAGATGATGATTTGGAGAAGTATGATTCTCCGTTAGTAGGCTTTGATGGGAAACCGGTGATTCCACAGGGGATGATTAGGTTGTCTGTACAGGTTGAGGATGCAGAAGTCCAAGTTAACTTCATAGTAGTCAGGGCGTATTCACCTTACACGACCATTTTGGCTAGGCCCTAGCTCCATGCAATAGGGGCAGTTTCTTCAACTTTGCACGTAAAGGTGAAGTATCCTATCCGAGGAAGGGTGGGAGTATTACACGGCAGTCAGTCGGTAGCCAGACAGTGTCTGATGTCTGCAAGTGTTAGAACAGGGGAAGGTTTAGCAATGGGAGCAACTCTGAAAACTTTATAGCAATTAAGGAAATCTGCTTGGGGGATGGGTATTGATGTGGATGGAGGTTCCACTGAAGAACTGGACAAGGTATTTATAGGGGAGGATAAGGAGAGATATTTTCAGGTGGGATCCCGATTACCAATATCGAAAAAGGAGGAATTAGTTAAGTTCTTAAAGGATAACATTGgtgtttttgcatggacgacCTATGATGTCTCGGGGATTGATCCAGAGTTCATTTGTCACCATTTGAATGTTAGTCCCGACACATTGCCCCGCAAGCAACCTCCTCGGCGTGCATCCCAAGAGCATGCCGAGGCAGTAAAAAAGGAGGTTAATAAGTTAAAGCAAGCTGGGGCAATCAAGGAAATCTTTTATCCTGAATGGCTTGCTAACActgttgtggttaaaaagaagaacggaaagtggaAAGTTTGTGTCGATTTCACTGATTTGAATAAGGTATGTCCAAGTGACCCTTTCCCTATTCCgagaattgatcaattggtgaaTGCAA
This genomic stretch from Castanea sativa cultivar Marrone di Chiusa Pesio chromosome 1, ASM4071231v1 harbors:
- the LOC142621946 gene encoding uncharacterized protein LOC142621946, whose amino-acid sequence is MDRIDKYKRVEEDQIQSKGKVKLFPEKKDLQGMGYQGNRPRRDFPSRPLPAGTPLVNSLFKEPIHQILEKKRDEPYFRQPNKMSGDASLRNQSLHCHYHQDKGHTTKECRTLRDHLNQLAKPGKLNHFLSRPDGQVGHQGADDPSRFMSMHSSFGNEVMEGSNQLAKRMRFSAMPVLGFSEKDKEGTCQPYDDALVVTIRIRGYDVKRVLVDDGSGAEIMYPDLFNGLKLKDDDLEKYDSPLVGFDGKPVIPQGMIRLSVQVEDAEVQVNFIVVRAYSPYTTILARP